The proteins below are encoded in one region of Sporosarcina sp. FSL K6-1508:
- a CDS encoding phage/plasmid primase, P4 family: protein MKESYDFNSIPSELKALPQWILWRNEKRDGKPTKVPYQVDGEMAQANNRRTWSTFATAVKFYLEGDYSGIGFVFSRQDNYIGVDIDKCVVDGKPNTFATEIIDTLDSYTEFSPSGKGLHIIIKGGLPQNVLGTGRKNTQHGLEIYSYGRYFTFTGNRENSNDVYDRTDELAEVFEKYFDDSDIEGRVNLADFESDEIKISNESLWERMFRGKSGDEIRSLYNGNLINNDHSSSDLSLCNHLAFWTGKSSTRMDAMFRETGLLRDKWDVIHFRDTNETYGERTIAEAITSTTSTILDDRQQYDEFSFDFHNDEVVEDKPQKKFRLTELGNAERIAYEYGHTIKYVGDTGWLIWDGKRWRYDTKKEIERITNKVLRGLYKSDDEMEIKWARMCERRNIRMNSIKDLMPLVPGEREDFDRHKYLFNMENGILDLKTGKLQPHDRELNLTKITNVEFDPKAECPTWMLFLNQIFKGDIDLIEYMQRLVGYSLTGDISEQGMYFLVGGGSNGKSTFVNTIKKIMGDYGLQTNSDTFIKKKSDGANNDIARLASSRFVSAVESEEGEKLQESLVKTITGGEPILARFLRQEFFEFLPEFKVFFTTNHKPIIGGVDDGIWRRVKIIPFTLNLKPHERDKKLEEKLTLEMPGILNWVLEGCLKWQKSGLKEPRVVAEATGNYKEDMDILAPFLSETCYVIEPKNESIRIEAKELFNIYDRWCFGSGERALGNRSFYRMLETKGFGKVKGTGNKTFLTGITLKDRAPVNKAVVENAKTGGFKLD from the coding sequence ATGAAAGAAAGTTATGACTTTAATAGCATTCCGTCAGAATTAAAGGCTTTACCACAATGGATCCTTTGGCGAAATGAAAAACGCGATGGCAAGCCGACCAAGGTTCCATATCAAGTCGATGGGGAAATGGCCCAAGCAAATAATCGTCGCACTTGGAGCACATTCGCAACGGCGGTCAAGTTTTATTTAGAGGGTGACTACAGCGGTATAGGCTTCGTATTCAGCCGACAAGACAACTACATTGGTGTCGACATAGATAAGTGTGTTGTTGACGGCAAACCGAATACATTTGCTACTGAAATCATCGACACATTGGATAGTTACACGGAATTTTCTCCAAGTGGAAAAGGGCTGCACATCATTATCAAAGGTGGCCTTCCACAGAATGTGCTGGGAACCGGTCGGAAAAACACGCAGCATGGATTAGAAATTTATTCATATGGAAGGTACTTCACCTTTACTGGTAATCGTGAGAATTCAAACGACGTTTATGATCGAACGGATGAGCTCGCTGAAGTATTCGAAAAATATTTCGATGATAGCGACATCGAGGGACGCGTGAATCTAGCAGATTTCGAAAGTGATGAAATTAAAATATCGAATGAATCGCTATGGGAAAGAATGTTCCGCGGTAAAAGTGGCGATGAAATACGCAGTTTATATAACGGGAATTTAATCAACAATGACCATTCATCGAGTGACTTGTCGTTATGTAATCATCTAGCTTTTTGGACAGGGAAATCATCAACTCGAATGGATGCAATGTTCCGTGAGACTGGTCTACTACGTGACAAATGGGACGTCATTCATTTCCGTGATACCAATGAAACATACGGTGAACGAACGATTGCAGAAGCTATTACATCTACCACATCCACGATATTGGACGACAGGCAACAGTACGATGAATTCTCTTTCGACTTCCACAATGATGAGGTTGTGGAGGACAAGCCGCAAAAGAAATTCCGATTGACCGAATTAGGAAATGCCGAAAGAATCGCATACGAATACGGCCATACCATCAAATACGTAGGTGATACAGGTTGGCTTATATGGGATGGAAAACGTTGGCGTTACGACACTAAGAAGGAAATTGAACGTATTACAAATAAGGTGCTTCGCGGATTGTACAAATCAGATGATGAAATGGAAATCAAGTGGGCCCGTATGTGTGAACGTCGAAATATCCGTATGAATAGCATCAAAGATTTGATGCCACTAGTACCAGGTGAACGTGAAGACTTCGACCGACACAAATATTTGTTCAACATGGAAAACGGAATTTTGGATTTGAAAACAGGTAAATTACAGCCGCATGATCGTGAACTAAATTTAACAAAAATCACAAATGTTGAGTTTGACCCAAAAGCAGAATGTCCTACATGGATGTTATTTTTAAATCAAATATTCAAAGGCGATATTGATCTGATTGAATACATGCAGCGTTTGGTCGGATATTCACTTACTGGGGATATCAGTGAACAAGGAATGTATTTCTTGGTTGGTGGTGGATCCAATGGTAAATCAACATTCGTGAACACTATAAAAAAAATAATGGGTGACTACGGATTACAAACGAATTCAGACACATTTATCAAAAAGAAAAGCGATGGAGCGAATAACGATATTGCTAGGTTAGCGAGTTCCCGATTCGTTTCTGCAGTGGAGTCGGAAGAGGGCGAGAAATTACAGGAATCACTTGTCAAAACAATAACAGGTGGCGAGCCGATTTTGGCCCGATTCCTTCGACAAGAATTCTTCGAGTTTCTACCTGAGTTCAAAGTTTTCTTCACGACGAATCACAAGCCGATCATTGGTGGTGTGGACGATGGTATCTGGCGAAGGGTAAAAATCATCCCATTCACTCTGAATTTGAAACCGCACGAACGTGATAAAAAACTAGAAGAAAAATTGACGCTAGAAATGCCTGGTATCTTGAATTGGGTGCTCGAAGGCTGCTTGAAGTGGCAGAAGTCGGGGTTGAAAGAACCTCGTGTTGTGGCAGAAGCGACAGGCAACTACAAAGAGGATATGGATATTCTAGCGCCGTTTCTCAGTGAAACTTGTTATGTAATCGAACCGAAAAACGAATCAATAAGAATCGAAGCAAAAGAACTTTTCAACATTTACGACAGATGGTGTTTTGGGTCCGGTGAACGAGCTTTAGGGAATCGTTCGTTTTACAGAATGTTGGAAACGAAGGGTTTTGGAAAAGTGAAAGGCACTGGAAATAAGACGTTTTTGACAGGAATTACCTTAAAAGACCGCGCTCCAGTTAATAAAGCAGTTGTCGAAAACGCTAAAACAGGTGGTTTTAAGCTCGATTGA
- a CDS encoding DUF669 domain-containing protein produces MSFFKMDEVKEVKGFSMIAKGEYEVTIINAVGEMAKTSGKPKLQVDFEIRSDVPQEHQGAKVLYNTFTFDHPTAAGIAKSLFLACGLPPNYSPATVEQMANDVAGKTIVIYVTHKKQDDGSVYAKSSSYKPSVASAPLQSGPPIVVGDDDLPF; encoded by the coding sequence ATGAGTTTTTTCAAAATGGATGAAGTCAAAGAAGTAAAAGGGTTCAGCATGATTGCGAAAGGTGAATACGAAGTAACGATTATCAACGCTGTTGGTGAGATGGCTAAAACAAGTGGTAAACCTAAACTACAAGTAGATTTTGAGATTCGTTCAGATGTGCCACAAGAACACCAAGGGGCGAAGGTGCTTTATAACACATTCACATTCGATCATCCGACTGCTGCTGGTATCGCCAAATCATTATTCCTAGCATGCGGGTTACCACCAAATTATTCGCCTGCCACAGTTGAGCAGATGGCTAATGATGTAGCAGGAAAAACGATAGTAATCTATGTCACTCATAAAAAGCAAGATGATGGTAGCGTTTATGCGAAATCATCGAGTTATAAACCTTCAGTAGCAAGCGCTCCATTGCAATCAGGACCACCAATTGTTGTGGGTGATGATGATTTACCATTTTAA
- a CDS encoding organic solvent tolerance protein OstA encodes MGKVQLNQKEQHYADTHEEAKEIVVAAEEKSNFVMQKITEKHNKYGQYFLVDLTYNYNTPKDVMENGTSKKDEAPEGQLSIEEVHEGIPYSVETNGNVSVAATKDDDQSEGAPF; translated from the coding sequence ATGGGAAAAGTACAACTTAATCAAAAGGAACAACATTACGCAGATACACACGAAGAAGCAAAAGAAATCGTCGTTGCTGCAGAAGAGAAATCAAATTTCGTAATGCAGAAAATCACGGAAAAGCATAATAAATATGGTCAATATTTCTTGGTTGATTTGACATACAACTACAATACTCCGAAAGATGTCATGGAAAACGGTACATCGAAAAAGGATGAAGCGCCAGAAGGTCAACTGTCAATTGAAGAAGTTCATGAAGGTATTCCATATTCAGTTGAAACAAACGGTAATGTTTCGGTAGCTGCTACCAAAGACGACGATCAATCCGAAGGTGCGCCATTTTAA
- a CDS encoding siphovirus Gp157 family protein: MATLYDLTGSYAQIQQMIEEGADDLSGILETVEGAIEEKLEGYAMVIRNIESDVEGLKGEEKRLADRRKTMENGIKRMKENMQFAMSSTGNQKIKGEKFTFTVQKNPPALKVLDESLIPNRYFTESKPVLDKKSVLEYLKEHGNMPGAQIQQGESLRIR, encoded by the coding sequence ATGGCTACTCTATATGATTTAACTGGCTCATATGCTCAGATTCAACAAATGATTGAAGAGGGCGCAGATGACCTTAGCGGAATCTTAGAAACTGTGGAAGGCGCTATCGAAGAAAAACTTGAAGGCTATGCAATGGTAATCCGTAACATTGAATCGGATGTAGAAGGCTTGAAAGGCGAAGAAAAACGTTTAGCTGATCGTCGCAAGACAATGGAAAACGGAATCAAGCGAATGAAAGAAAACATGCAATTCGCAATGTCTTCCACAGGTAATCAAAAGATTAAAGGTGAGAAATTCACATTCACCGTGCAGAAGAATCCACCTGCATTAAAAGTTTTGGACGAGTCATTGATTCCAAATAGGTATTTCACCGAAAGTAAACCTGTTTTAGATAAAAAATCTGTGTTGGAATATTTGAAAGAACACGGAAACATGCCAGGCGCACAAATACAACAAGGCGAATCGTTAAGAATTCGATAA
- a CDS encoding helix-turn-helix transcriptional regulator, whose amino-acid sequence MHHILYVTRRENRLRQKDMAELLHINPITYQLKESGKAAFTLPEAFTISERLGMTIEELFDKGQVQ is encoded by the coding sequence ATGCACCACATTCTATACGTCACAAGACGCGAAAACAGGTTACGACAAAAGGATATGGCCGAGTTGCTTCACATTAATCCAATCACATACCAATTAAAAGAAAGCGGCAAGGCAGCATTCACTTTACCGGAGGCTTTCACGATATCGGAAAGGTTAGGGATGACCATAGAAGAGTTGTTCGATAAAGGACAAGTCCAATGA
- a CDS encoding helix-turn-helix domain-containing protein, whose amino-acid sequence MKMTLRAARVNAGMTLVASSKQLSVNKDTLSKYERDSSNIPRSLLVKIENLYNVNANDIFFGNESEFFRIKRKVTEKV is encoded by the coding sequence ATGAAAATGACCCTACGCGCTGCCAGAGTAAATGCAGGAATGACTCTAGTGGCCTCGTCAAAACAGTTAAGTGTAAACAAAGATACCTTGTCGAAGTACGAGAGAGATTCATCTAATATACCAAGATCGTTGTTGGTGAAAATCGAAAACTTATACAACGTTAACGCGAATGATATTTTTTTCGGCAACGAATCCGAGTTTTTTCGGATTAAGAGAAAGGTAACGGAAAAAGTGTAG
- a CDS encoding helix-turn-helix domain-containing protein, which translates to MIDRDLPLKKEIANNIKALMKLNDIKNQIKLSEISGISKSTLSDYLRLKTLINPGNVEKLASAFNVEKSDIDPSFASSSRGKQTETIAAHIDEDLTEEEMEEVRKYIEFIKSQRE; encoded by the coding sequence GTGATTGATAGAGACTTGCCATTAAAAAAAGAAATTGCGAACAATATAAAAGCACTTATGAAATTAAACGATATTAAAAACCAAATAAAACTTAGTGAGATTTCAGGGATATCAAAAAGCACATTATCAGATTACTTAAGGTTAAAAACTTTAATAAATCCAGGGAATGTCGAAAAACTAGCAAGTGCATTTAATGTTGAAAAGTCGGATATTGATCCATCGTTCGCGTCTTCTAGTAGAGGGAAACAAACGGAAACAATTGCCGCGCATATAGATGAGGATTTAACAGAAGAGGAAATGGAAGAGGTAAGAAAATACATCGAGTTCATCAAATCACAACGAGAATGA
- a CDS encoding ImmA/IrrE family metallo-endopeptidase — translation MRYESLVSEYPQLFILEVKDIPKGLAGLYTDNMILIDKHRGRYEKHCILAEEIGHHETTYGDITNLKNVRERKLELVARRWGYEKIVSLDKLIECFEMGYKSLEEVCTHLEITASYLKKSVDHYSSRHGISIHHNGYRIGFDPLYIRRV, via the coding sequence ATGAGATACGAGTCACTTGTTTCGGAGTATCCCCAATTGTTTATCTTAGAGGTTAAGGATATTCCGAAGGGACTTGCGGGACTTTATACAGATAACATGATTCTCATAGACAAACATAGAGGTAGGTATGAAAAACACTGTATATTAGCTGAGGAAATCGGACACCACGAGACAACTTATGGAGATATTACAAATCTGAAGAATGTGAGAGAGCGAAAATTGGAGTTGGTCGCCAGAAGATGGGGGTACGAAAAAATAGTTTCCCTAGATAAATTGATTGAGTGCTTCGAAATGGGTTATAAATCGTTGGAAGAGGTATGTACTCATCTCGAAATCACCGCATCATATTTAAAAAAATCTGTAGATCATTACTCTTCTCGTCACGGCATTTCAATTCACCACAATGGATATCGAATCGGATTCGACCCCCTATATATTCGAAGGGTATAA
- a CDS encoding site-specific integrase: MAVYKDKERGTWYFVTRVKQLDGKMKQVKRRGFKTKKEAQIAEAETLTTVATVDSLTLGVIANEYLEWYTARRKESSANKLKSILSLHIVPKFGKMKIESIRASHVMEYQTELIKKYSPNHVKKIHAMLSSVFNFAIRMDYVKENPARVAGVSGMDAPKHIDYWILDEFKSFISHVDDLFYRTLFMTLYYSGLRRGEILALTWADIDFDTNTINVDKSVLHKKVTTPKTDASTRKLMMPSHVMRLLLLLKRDAAPMNLSHVVFGEIHDNISNTTLARHYEKYIKLSGVKRIRLHDFRHSHASYLINKGYLISIVSKRLGHSNPSTTLNVYSHLYPSTEAEAIESMENDFETAKILKMLP; this comes from the coding sequence ATGGCCGTATACAAAGACAAAGAACGAGGAACATGGTATTTCGTAACTCGGGTAAAACAGCTAGACGGGAAGATGAAGCAAGTGAAGCGTAGAGGTTTCAAGACAAAGAAAGAAGCGCAAATAGCGGAAGCAGAGACCCTCACAACGGTCGCTACAGTTGATAGTCTAACATTGGGTGTAATCGCTAACGAATACCTCGAATGGTACACAGCGCGACGTAAAGAGTCATCTGCAAATAAACTAAAAAGCATCCTTTCACTTCACATAGTCCCCAAGTTCGGAAAAATGAAGATTGAAAGCATACGGGCATCACATGTTATGGAGTACCAAACAGAGCTAATAAAGAAATACTCACCAAATCATGTAAAGAAAATACACGCAATGTTATCATCAGTCTTCAATTTCGCGATAAGGATGGATTATGTAAAAGAAAATCCAGCAAGAGTTGCAGGAGTATCAGGAATGGATGCCCCAAAACATATTGATTATTGGATATTAGATGAGTTTAAAAGTTTTATCAGTCATGTAGACGATCTATTTTATCGAACTTTATTCATGACGTTATATTATAGTGGGTTGAGACGAGGAGAAATACTGGCGTTGACGTGGGCCGACATCGATTTCGATACTAATACAATTAATGTCGATAAAAGTGTATTGCATAAAAAAGTGACAACACCTAAAACTGATGCATCTACAAGGAAACTCATGATGCCTTCACACGTGATGAGATTATTACTACTATTGAAAAGAGATGCTGCACCAATGAACCTCTCCCATGTAGTCTTTGGAGAAATTCATGACAACATCTCAAATACAACTCTTGCTAGGCATTACGAAAAATACATTAAACTTTCGGGCGTCAAGAGAATCCGTCTACACGACTTCCGTCATTCACACGCATCCTATTTAATCAATAAAGGTTATCTCATATCTATAGTTTCGAAACGATTAGGGCATAGTAATCCTTCGACCACTTTAAATGTGTATAGCCACCTATACCCATCAACCGAAGCCGAAGCTATTGAATCAATGGAAAATGATTTCGAAACAGCTAAAATACTAAAAATGTTACCATAA
- a CDS encoding GNAT family N-acetyltransferase, with product MILLRYKKTYEKIAMGLLSYMPGDKTVKKLQETIYQYETDDSWQLYLVKKDEDFIGLIGIELGEDVYTLQHLSVNPSFRGEGIGKEMVMKLQALFPDKICIGTEETDLFIQKCKPKEEGSD from the coding sequence TTGATACTTTTACGTTATAAGAAAACCTATGAAAAAATTGCGATGGGCCTGCTTTCATACATGCCCGGCGACAAAACTGTGAAGAAATTGCAGGAAACAATTTACCAATACGAAACAGATGATAGTTGGCAGTTATATCTTGTGAAAAAGGATGAGGATTTCATCGGTCTGATTGGCATTGAATTAGGCGAAGACGTCTATACATTACAGCATCTTTCCGTCAATCCATCCTTCCGCGGGGAAGGGATTGGCAAGGAAATGGTGATGAAATTGCAAGCACTCTTCCCTGATAAAATATGCATCGGAACCGAAGAAACCGATTTATTCATACAGAAGTGTAAGCCCAAAGAAGAAGGTTCAGACTAA
- the lysA gene encoding diaminopimelate decarboxylase, which yields MHLYGTQSVNDKGHLTIGGVDTVNLAHTYGTPLIVYDIALFRERADAFKKTFENVGIRAQVAYASKAFSSIAIYEVAEQQGLSLDVVSGGELFTAVSAGFPRHRIHFHGNNKSFTELQYAFDEKIGCIVIDNFSEIALVKEIAESRKESMNVLIRVTPGVEASTHDYITTGQEDSKFGFDLKNGQTDEAFLQLYDHPYIKLLGMHCHIGSQIFETDAFRLAAEALMSRMISWREDYGFICPVLNLGGGFGIRYTEEDKPLDPSAYIEEMATVVLSMTRKHNYPVPEIWIEPGRSLVGDAGTTLYTAGSSKKVPGVRTYIAVDGGMSDNIRPALYGAKYTAVSANRMDEPHDNVVTIAGKCCESGDKLIEEAYLAHPTEGDIIAVFCTGAYGYSMASNYNRLPKPAVVFCENGEHQLVVRRESYEDVVRLDIPLQLVRREERI from the coding sequence ATGCATTTATATGGAACACAATCAGTCAACGACAAGGGGCATTTGACAATTGGCGGCGTTGATACGGTTAATCTTGCACATACTTATGGAACCCCGCTTATCGTTTATGATATTGCCTTGTTTCGTGAACGGGCGGACGCCTTTAAGAAAACATTCGAAAATGTTGGGATTCGTGCACAAGTCGCTTATGCGAGTAAAGCATTCTCGTCCATTGCTATTTACGAAGTTGCAGAACAACAAGGTCTTTCTCTTGATGTCGTTTCTGGAGGGGAATTGTTTACAGCCGTCTCTGCGGGTTTCCCGCGACATCGCATTCATTTTCACGGCAACAATAAAAGCTTCACCGAATTACAATATGCTTTCGATGAAAAAATAGGCTGTATCGTTATCGATAATTTTTCCGAAATCGCATTGGTGAAGGAAATCGCAGAATCTCGAAAAGAATCCATGAATGTGCTTATCCGGGTGACACCGGGAGTGGAAGCATCAACACATGATTACATCACGACAGGTCAGGAAGACTCGAAGTTCGGATTCGATTTGAAAAATGGCCAGACGGATGAAGCCTTTCTTCAATTGTATGATCATCCTTATATCAAATTACTAGGCATGCATTGTCATATTGGTTCCCAAATATTCGAAACAGATGCATTCCGTTTAGCGGCAGAAGCACTTATGTCCAGAATGATATCTTGGCGCGAGGACTATGGGTTTATTTGCCCCGTTCTGAACTTGGGCGGAGGGTTTGGCATTCGTTATACGGAGGAAGACAAACCACTGGATCCATCTGCTTATATTGAAGAGATGGCGACAGTTGTTCTGTCGATGACCCGCAAACATAATTATCCGGTTCCAGAAATTTGGATTGAGCCAGGCAGGTCGCTCGTTGGAGATGCAGGGACGACGCTATATACTGCAGGAAGTTCAAAAAAAGTACCGGGTGTTCGTACATATATTGCGGTTGATGGTGGAATGTCGGATAATATTCGCCCGGCGTTATACGGTGCGAAATATACGGCAGTTTCAGCAAACCGTATGGACGAGCCTCACGACAACGTGGTTACAATAGCCGGGAAATGTTGTGAGTCGGGGGATAAGCTAATTGAAGAGGCTTATCTTGCACATCCAACTGAAGGCGATATCATTGCTGTTTTCTGTACCGGTGCTTACGGCTATTCAATGGCCAGCAATTACAACCGACTTCCGAAACCAGCAGTTGTGTTCTGTGAAAATGGAGAACATCAGCTTGTCGTCCGTAGAGAGTCCTACGAAGACGTTGTGAGACTTGATATCCCATTGCAACTTGTGAGACGGGAGGAGAGGATTTGA
- a CDS encoding spore germination protein, whose amino-acid sequence MEKLFQSMNEGEEWFYTRFGKDKTFDATVRSLHLWDMPALLLYINGLIDSDSITTLLTEMQGRNESAEELSDGGERFLSFFPYHAVSNVKDADELLTAILSGQAAFITPEGYVFTIDIRNYPGRQPEEPDNEKVVRGSRDGFTENLITNSALVRRRLRTEDLRFEMHKVSMNGKTDVAITYMQGAASEEHLSYIRERLDSIHHDGLTMTDKSLEEFLFKQRFHPMPFVRFTERPDICAAHLLEGHVAIIVDTSPSVILVPAPLFHHLQHAEEFRQAPLSGTIIRLMRLFAAVMSLVLLPFWYLLATHQHYLPDFLSYIGPNDIGEIPLLIQLLIADGGIEVLRMAAIHTPTPMSTAMGLVAAIVIGQVAIDVGLFTPEVVLYVAVSAIFTFSIPSYELSLTTKIFRVCILLSTALLGAPGFFLSVAVLFYYLCALKPMGVPYLWPAVPFFPKAMLRVIIRFPMTADEPRPFITDSPNRDRTS is encoded by the coding sequence ATGGAAAAGCTATTCCAATCGATGAATGAAGGGGAAGAGTGGTTCTATACCCGTTTCGGTAAGGACAAAACTTTCGATGCTACTGTCAGGTCATTGCATCTTTGGGATATGCCTGCCCTGTTGCTTTATATTAACGGACTTATTGACAGTGATTCTATTACAACTTTATTAACGGAAATGCAAGGGAGAAATGAAAGTGCGGAAGAGCTAAGTGATGGGGGGGAAAGGTTCCTCTCCTTTTTCCCGTATCATGCTGTTTCAAATGTAAAAGACGCCGACGAATTACTTACCGCAATATTAAGCGGACAAGCGGCATTCATCACGCCTGAGGGCTACGTGTTTACAATTGATATCCGCAATTACCCGGGAAGACAACCTGAAGAACCAGATAATGAAAAAGTCGTCAGGGGTTCAAGGGATGGATTTACGGAAAACCTTATCACAAATAGTGCACTTGTAAGAAGACGGCTTCGCACAGAAGATTTACGATTCGAAATGCATAAGGTATCGATGAATGGAAAAACAGATGTAGCGATTACCTATATGCAAGGGGCAGCTAGTGAGGAGCATCTTTCTTATATTCGAGAGAGATTGGATAGCATCCACCACGATGGTCTGACAATGACGGATAAATCGCTAGAAGAATTTTTGTTTAAACAGCGTTTTCATCCAATGCCGTTCGTTCGATTCACAGAGCGTCCTGATATATGTGCAGCACATTTGCTGGAAGGGCATGTCGCCATCATCGTCGATACATCCCCCTCGGTAATCTTAGTACCGGCTCCGTTATTTCATCACCTTCAACATGCAGAAGAATTTCGACAGGCCCCGCTCAGTGGAACAATCATTAGATTGATGCGTCTATTTGCAGCAGTCATGAGTCTTGTTCTTTTACCTTTTTGGTACCTACTCGCGACACATCAGCACTATTTACCGGACTTTCTCAGTTATATCGGGCCAAATGATATCGGAGAAATACCGTTACTCATTCAGCTTCTGATTGCAGATGGCGGAATAGAAGTGCTGCGTATGGCGGCTATTCATACGCCAACCCCAATGTCGACCGCTATGGGACTCGTTGCAGCCATCGTCATTGGGCAAGTAGCAATCGACGTAGGGCTTTTCACCCCGGAAGTCGTCTTGTATGTAGCGGTAAGCGCTATTTTCACCTTCTCTATTCCTTCGTATGAATTAAGCCTTACGACGAAGATTTTCAGGGTTTGCATTCTGTTATCAACAGCCCTTTTAGGAGCACCAGGTTTTTTCTTGTCAGTAGCAGTGCTTTTCTACTATTTATGTGCTTTAAAGCCAATGGGAGTACCCTATCTATGGCCTGCTGTCCCGTTTTTTCCAAAAGCTATGCTGCGTGTTATTATCAGGTTTCCGATGACTGCCGATGAACCTCGGCCGTTCATAACGGACTCGCCTAACCGTGACCGTACTTCCTAG
- a CDS encoding SigF/SigG family RNA polymerase sporulation sigma factor: MDASVEVKPALLTQEKMRELIKISQEGDKEARRMMVEGNTRLVWSIVQRFSSRGADPEDLFQIGCIGLMKSIDKFDLSYEVKFSTYAVPMIVGEIQRFLRDDGMVKVSRSIRELSFKIRHATDDYIKLHGKSPSISEVAAVLEVTVDDIVLASDALRDPASLHEQLYESEGDSLTLMDQLRDDRSERVFDHIPLRDVISKLNKRDQTIIYMRYYLDCTQSDIAERIGISQVQVSRLEKKILAQLKSWMGVDAEEIMLKVRTD; encoded by the coding sequence ATGGACGCATCCGTTGAAGTGAAACCCGCATTGTTGACCCAGGAAAAGATGAGGGAACTCATAAAAATTTCACAGGAAGGTGATAAAGAAGCGAGAAGAATGATGGTGGAAGGGAATACACGGCTAGTCTGGTCCATCGTCCAGCGGTTTTCTTCTCGCGGGGCAGATCCCGAGGATTTGTTCCAAATTGGTTGTATTGGTCTTATGAAATCGATCGATAAATTTGATTTATCGTATGAAGTGAAGTTTTCTACCTATGCGGTTCCTATGATTGTCGGAGAAATCCAGCGTTTTCTCAGAGATGATGGAATGGTGAAAGTGAGCCGGTCCATTCGCGAACTAAGTTTCAAAATCCGCCATGCAACCGACGATTATATTAAATTGCATGGTAAATCGCCATCGATATCAGAGGTCGCTGCAGTCCTAGAAGTCACCGTTGATGATATTGTCCTGGCGTCTGACGCTTTACGTGACCCTGCATCACTTCATGAACAGTTATATGAAAGTGAAGGGGATAGCTTAACGCTGATGGATCAATTGCGAGATGATAGATCCGAAAGAGTGTTCGACCATATTCCGCTTCGTGATGTAATTTCCAAACTGAATAAAAGGGATCAAACAATTATTTATATGCGTTACTATTTGGACTGTACGCAAAGTGATATTGCTGAACGGATTGGCATATCACAGGTACAAGTGTCGCGGCTTGAAAAGAAAATATTAGCCCAATTGAAATCCTGGATGGGCGTTGACGCGGAAGAGATTATGCTAAAAGTGAGGACGGATTAA
- the spoIIAB gene encoding anti-sigma F factor, translating into MNNEMTLSFVAIEENEALARMAMTCFITPLDPTIEEISEFKTIVSEAVTNAIIHGYECDGKSIVTVHAVIEESKVTMTVRDEGMGIFDVEQAMEPMFTTRPFMERSGMGFTIMESFADSVSVESVLGSGTAVKFEKTFSPIPEASRMR; encoded by the coding sequence ATGAACAATGAAATGACGTTATCATTCGTCGCAATTGAGGAAAACGAAGCACTGGCAAGGATGGCAATGACCTGTTTCATAACGCCGCTTGACCCGACTATTGAAGAAATTTCAGAGTTTAAGACAATTGTGTCGGAAGCTGTGACGAATGCGATCATTCATGGCTACGAATGCGATGGGAAAAGTATTGTCACCGTCCATGCTGTAATTGAAGAAAGTAAAGTTACAATGACGGTTCGCGATGAAGGCATGGGTATTTTTGATGTAGAACAGGCGATGGAACCGATGTTTACCACGAGACCATTCATGGAACGATCGGGTATGGGATTTACGATAATGGAAAGTTTCGCCGACAGTGTTTCTGTCGAATCTGTATTAGGAAGTGGAACAGCCGTAAAGTTCGAGAAAACGTTTTCTCCGATCCCGGAAGCAAGCAGAATGAGGTGA